GCTTATAATCATTCGTCTAAGACCACAGATGCTCAGAAGACAGCGACTACAGCGGCTATTCAAAACAAGGATTTCCGTCAGGCGATTAACTTTGCCTTTGACCGTACATCTTTTGGAGCTCAGATGAATGGCAAAGATGGAGCGACTAAACTCATCCGTAGCTTGCTTGTTCCTCCTAGCTTCGTGCAGGTTGATGGCAAAGACTTTTCAGATGTTGTAGAGAGCAAACTTCCTACATACGGCGATGAGTGGAGCGGTGTCAAACTGACAGATGCCCAAGACAGCATCTACAATGCTGACAAGGCTAAGGCAGAGTTTGCTAAGGCTAAAGAAACCTTACAAGTAGAAGGTGTTGAATTCCCTATCCATATTGATGTTCCTGTGGATCAGACTGATAAAGTCTTAGTACAGCGAACCAACTCTTTCAAACAGTCTGTTGAAGCAGCGCTTGGTCAAGAAAATGTCGTTATTGATGTTCAGCAAATGTCCACAGATGATTATGATAACTCTGCCTACTTTGCAGAAACAGCAGCTCAGAAAGACTACGACCTCAATATGTCTGGCTGGTCAGCGGATTATCAAGATCCATCAACTTATCTGAATATTTTCAACCCAGAAACTGGTGATATTCTGGATAATATAGGCTTAGAAAAAGGGAAAAATCAAGATATCGTCAACAAAGTCGGCTTGAACGAATACAAAGAGTTATTGGATGATGCAGATAAGGAAAAACAAGATACTGACGCTCGTTATACCAAATACGCAGCAGCTCAGGCTTGGCTGACAGATAGCTCCATTGTTATTCCTAGTGTTTCTGCGGGTGGTTCACCAGTTGTTCAGAAGGTCGTGCCATTTACCAAGTCTTACTCTTATGTCGGAATCAAAGGAGATGTCTATGTCTTTAAGAACATGGAACTCCAAAATGATATTGTGACAGCTAAAGACTATGAAGCGGCTCTTAAGAAATGGGAAAAAGAAAAGGAAGCATCCAACAAAAAAGCCCAAGAAGAGCTAGAAAAACACATCAAATAAGGTTCTGAACCGCGAACTTTTGACTCTTTGCAAACCGTTTGGAATCAAAAGTTTGTTAATACGATAAAGCGAGGCTGAGACATTTTGTCCCAGTCTCTTTTTTTATATGACTCTCTATTGCATTGAAGCGTTTACATCCTGTCGCAGAAGTGCTATAATGAAAGTAATCTTAATGAAAACTGGAGGAAGTTTATGAAAACATCTAAGTTAGCTGCAGCTGCTGGGCTTGTCATTCTCTCTGCAGGAATTTTGGCTGCCTGTTCGTTTGGCGGCTCTAATTCATCTGGGAAAAACTATAGCTATGTTTATACCGCAGATCCAGATACGTTGGATTACACTGTGTCCAATAAGCGGGCAACCAATGAGATAATGGCTAATGTAGTAGATGGTTTGCTGGAAAGCGATAAGTATGGTAACTTAGTGCCTTCTCTAGCGGAAGATTGGACTGTTTCAAAAGATGGTCTGACTTATACTTATAAGCTTCGTGAGGGAGTGAAATGGTATACTTCTGATGGTGAAGAGTATGCAGATGTGACTGCTAAGGACTTTGTGACCAGTCTGAAGCATGCCGCAGACAGCAAGTCTGATGGTCTCTATATCGTTCAAAAATCCATTAAAGGCTTGGACGATTATGTCAATGGTAAAATAACTGATTTCTCTCAAGTGGGTGTCAAGGCGGTGGATGATTCTACTGTTCAATACACTTTGAATCAGCCAGAAAGTTTCTGGAATTCTAAGACAACCATGGGGATTCTTTTCCCAATTAATGAAGAATTTCTGAAATCAAAAGGTGACAAGTTTGCTCAGGGAACGGATCCAACCAGTGTCCTCTATAACGGTCCGTTTATCTTGAAATCTATCACTTCGAAATCTCAAATTAGCTTAGAGAAGAATCCAAACTATTGGGATAAGGAAAAGGTAAAAATTGACACTGTCAAATTCTCTTACTATGATGGTCAAGATACAGAATCTCTGGTGCGTGGCTTTTCTGATGGCAACTACACCATTGCTCGTCTTTTCCCAAATAGTTCCAACTTTGCCAGTGTGAAGAAACAGTATGGCGATAATATCGTCTACACTCCTCAAGGTTCAGGAACCTTCGTTGTCACAACTAATATCGACCGTCAGTCTTACGAGCATACTTCTAAGACAACGGATGCACAGAAATCTTCCACTAAGAAAGCACTGCTCAATAAAGATTTCCGGCAGGCTCTGCTTTTTGCCTTTGACCGTACTGCTTATTCTGCACAAACCAATGGCGAAGAAGCAGCAGACAAGCAGCTTCGTAATACCTTTGTTCCGCCAACCTTTGTACAAGCTAATGGTAAAGAGTTCGGCAGCATTGTAGAAGAAAATCTAGCTAGCTACGGTGATGAGTGGAAGGGAGTCAAATTAGACGACGCTCAGGATGGCCTTTATAATCCGGAGAAAGCCAAGGCAGAATTTGCCAAAGCTAAGGAAGCGCTGCAGGCAGAAGGGGTAGAATTCCCTATTCATCTGGATATTCCGGTCAGCTCAGCAGATACCAATGGCGTTAAGAGTGTTCAGTCACTGAAGCAGTCTATTGAATCCAATCTTGGTTCTGACAATGTGGTGATTGATATTCAGCAGATGACAGATGATGAGTTGAATAACATCACCTACTTTGCGAACTCTGCCTCTCAAGAAGACTGGGACTTGAATAATAATCTCGGCTGGAGCCCAGATTATAACGATCCATCTTCTTATCTGGAAATCACTGGCTCTAAGACTGGTGAGAATGTTGACAGCTACTTTGGTTTTGACCCTGGAACAGATAATGCAGCAGCTAAAGAGGCCGGCTTTGAAGAGTATGACAAGCTCTTGGAGGACGCTGCTTCAGAAAACGAGGATATTAACAAACGTTACGAAAAGTATGCTGCAGCTCAGGCTTGGCTGACAGACAGTGCCCTGTTGATGCCGGCATGGTCATCTGGTGCAACACCAAGTGTCCGTAAGGTTGTTCCGTTCTCAGGACCATTTGCTTGGACTGGAAACAAGGGTGAATACAGCTTTAAATATGTTGAAATCCAAGATAAACCAATAACGACTAAAGAATATGAAAAAGCGCGTGAAAAATGGGCAAAGGAAAAGGAAGAATCCAACAAAAAAGCTCAAGAAGAACTCGCAGAACATATCAAATAAAGCAAGGAAATCCCATTGTAGCAGACAGTGGGATTTTTGATGATTTTAGAGTCGAAATGGGCGAGACTAAGCTTGTCTAATCCTAGATAATAAACATCTGAGGAAAGCAATTGCATAAACATCTTAGGGTGCTAGTGAGCTAACTTAATATTCTGAAAATTTATTTTACTTTTAGTACTATCTATGCTATAATCTTAATTAAATCTAAAAATCTAAAAGATGGAGAAACCCATATGAAACAAAGCAAAGTCCTTGCACTTGCAGGAGTGACACTTCTTGCCGCTGGAATTCTTGCAGCTTGCTCAGGCTCTAAGCCAAAGACAAACTCAGGCAGCTCTACGACCTTTAATTATATCTACGAAACAGACCCTGAAAACTTGAACTATCTTACTTCAAGTAAGGCAGCTACTACAGACTTGACAGCCAATGTCATTGATGGTCTTTTAGAAAACGACCAATATGGGAACTTAGTTCCATCAATGGCAGAGGAATGGACTGTATCACCAGATGGAAAAACTTATACTTACAAACTTCGCAAAGATGCTAAGTGGTATACTTCCGAAGGTGAAGAGTACGCAGATGTGACAGCAGAAGACTTTGTTACAGGTCTTAAGTATGCTGCAGACAATAAATCTGAAACAATCTACTTGGTTCAGGATTCTGTCAAAGGGCTTAAGGACTATATTTCTGGGAAGATTGATTTCTCAGAAGTAGGGATCAAAGCAGTTGATGATCATACCGTTGAATATACTCTTAATGAGCCAGAAAGCTTCTGGAATTCTAAGACAACAATGGGAATTCTATACCCAGTAAACAAAGACTTTTTGAAAAACCAAGGTGATAAGTTCGCTCAAGCAACTGATCCAACAAGCTTGCTTTATAACGGACCTTTCTTGCTCAAATCATTGACTTCAAAATCTGAAATTCAATTTGAGAAGAATCCTAATTATTGGGACAAAGAAAATGTTCACGTAGATGCAGTTAAACTCTCTTTCTATGACGGGCAAGACCAAGGGAAGCCAGCTGAGCAGTTCAGTCAAGGTGCTCTGACAACAGCTAGACTCTTCCCAACTAGTGCGACTTATGAAAAGGTTGAAAAAGACTTTAAAGATAATATCGTCTATACACCTCAAGATGCCTCAACTTTCTTAGTAGGTACAAACATTGATCGTCAGTCATACAACCATACTGCTAAGACGTCAGAAACTCAAAAGACTTCAACTAAGAAAGCCTTGCTTAACAAGGACTTCCGTCAGGCTTTGACCTTTGCCTTCAATCGTGAGTCTTATGCATCTCAGATTAATGGTAAGGACGGAGCAGACAAACTTCTTCGTAACCTTTACATTCCGCCTACATTTGTACAAGCTGGTGACAAGTCCTTCGGTGACTTAGTTAAGGAAAAAGTCGTAACCTATGGTGACGAATGGAAAGATGTGGACTTCTCAGATGGCCAAGATGGATTCTATAACGAGAACAAAGCTAAG
This window of the Streptococcus sanguinis genome carries:
- a CDS encoding peptide ABC transporter substrate-binding protein yields the protein MKKSKWLAITGLTVVSTLILAACGSSSASNTYSYVYIADPDTLDYVNSNRATTSDVASNLVDGLLENDKYGNLVPSIAEDWTVSKDGLTYTYKLRKDAKWYTSDGEEYESVKAQDFVTGLKHAADEKSEALPIVQSSIKGLDAYVKGESNDFSTVGVKAVDDYTVEYTLNQPESYWNSKTTMGILFPINKEFLESKGKDFGTVKPSSILYNGPYILKAFTSKSVIEYAKNQNYWDKDNVKVENIKLTYYDGSDQESLIRNFSDGAYSQARLYPTSSNYASVEKQYKDNIIYTPQNSTSYFFSFNLNRKAYNHSSKTTDAQKTATTAAIQNKDFRQAINFAFDRTSFGAQMNGKDGATKLIRSLLVPPSFVQVDGKDFSDVVESKLPTYGDEWSGVKLTDAQDSIYNADKAKAEFAKAKETLQVEGVEFPIHIDVPVDQTDKVLVQRTNSFKQSVEAALGQENVVIDVQQMSTDDYDNSAYFAETAAQKDYDLNMSGWSADYQDPSTYLNIFNPETGDILDNIGLEKGKNQDIVNKVGLNEYKELLDDADKEKQDTDARYTKYAAAQAWLTDSSIVIPSVSAGGSPVVQKVVPFTKSYSYVGIKGDVYVFKNMELQNDIVTAKDYEAALKKWEKEKEASNKKAQEELEKHIK
- a CDS encoding peptide ABC transporter substrate-binding protein, with protein sequence MKTSKLAAAAGLVILSAGILAACSFGGSNSSGKNYSYVYTADPDTLDYTVSNKRATNEIMANVVDGLLESDKYGNLVPSLAEDWTVSKDGLTYTYKLREGVKWYTSDGEEYADVTAKDFVTSLKHAADSKSDGLYIVQKSIKGLDDYVNGKITDFSQVGVKAVDDSTVQYTLNQPESFWNSKTTMGILFPINEEFLKSKGDKFAQGTDPTSVLYNGPFILKSITSKSQISLEKNPNYWDKEKVKIDTVKFSYYDGQDTESLVRGFSDGNYTIARLFPNSSNFASVKKQYGDNIVYTPQGSGTFVVTTNIDRQSYEHTSKTTDAQKSSTKKALLNKDFRQALLFAFDRTAYSAQTNGEEAADKQLRNTFVPPTFVQANGKEFGSIVEENLASYGDEWKGVKLDDAQDGLYNPEKAKAEFAKAKEALQAEGVEFPIHLDIPVSSADTNGVKSVQSLKQSIESNLGSDNVVIDIQQMTDDELNNITYFANSASQEDWDLNNNLGWSPDYNDPSSYLEITGSKTGENVDSYFGFDPGTDNAAAKEAGFEEYDKLLEDAASENEDINKRYEKYAAAQAWLTDSALLMPAWSSGATPSVRKVVPFSGPFAWTGNKGEYSFKYVEIQDKPITTKEYEKAREKWAKEKEESNKKAQEELAEHIK
- a CDS encoding peptide ABC transporter substrate-binding protein translates to MKQSKVLALAGVTLLAAGILAACSGSKPKTNSGSSTTFNYIYETDPENLNYLTSSKAATTDLTANVIDGLLENDQYGNLVPSMAEEWTVSPDGKTYTYKLRKDAKWYTSEGEEYADVTAEDFVTGLKYAADNKSETIYLVQDSVKGLKDYISGKIDFSEVGIKAVDDHTVEYTLNEPESFWNSKTTMGILYPVNKDFLKNQGDKFAQATDPTSLLYNGPFLLKSLTSKSEIQFEKNPNYWDKENVHVDAVKLSFYDGQDQGKPAEQFSQGALTTARLFPTSATYEKVEKDFKDNIVYTPQDASTFLVGTNIDRQSYNHTAKTSETQKTSTKKALLNKDFRQALTFAFNRESYASQINGKDGADKLLRNLYIPPTFVQAGDKSFGDLVKEKVVTYGDEWKDVDFSDGQDGFYNENKAKAEFEKAKEALKADGVEFPIHLDIPVDQTATSKVQRVQSLKQSIEKTLGTDNVVIDVHQLSKDEVTNITLFAPSAAEEDWDISDNVGWSPDYQDPSTYLDVIKPGGENTKTFLGFDGTDNAAAKQVGLDEYTKLVEEAGAEKMDLNKRYEKYAAAQAWLTDSALLIPVTSRTGRPTLTKVVPFSAPFAWSGAKAREAASYKYMKLQDETVTTKDYNSAQEKWNKERVESNKKAQEELADHVK